TGCAGTTTGTCGGCCACAATGTTCACGTACTTTGAGCCATAGGGCTGGCCTTTGGCCTTCCACTCCAGCGTCGCGAAGGAAGTGCCAGCGTAGTTGGCCTCGTAGCCCAGCACGCGGTCCAGCTCTAAGGGGTGGCCTACGGACTCGTGAATGGTCAGGCCCAAGTGATGCGGATCGAGTATGAGGTCGTACTTACCCGCCGTTACGCTCTTGGCTGTGAGCTTTTCTTTTGCTTGGCGAGCAGCCAGGGCGGCATCTTCCAGCATGTCGTAGCTGTTCTTATAGCCGATAACGCCGGAGCCAGCGGGGCCCGCTACTTTGTCTTCGGCTTTCGGCGTCAGGTACTCGTAGCCTAGGCCCATCGGCGAGCTGAGTGACTGGCGGCTGCGGAACTTGCCTGAAGCGCGGTCTACCACCGTCACGCCAAACGTGGGGTAAATGCGGTGAATATCCTGGTCGATGTAGGAGCCATCGGTAGAGGCAAAGTACTTCTGCTCGTTTACCTGAAACAGCACCGAGTTTACGAAGCTCGCGCCGTTTTCCAGTGCTTTGGCATTAGCGGCCAGCAGCAAATCCACTTTGTCCTTGATGGGTACCTCAAAGGCGTTCTGCTTGATAGGTGCCTTCCAGGAAACTTCACCGTAACCTTTCTGCGGGGCCAGCTGCACTTTCTCCTTCTGCACTTTGGAGTTGGCCTTGGCAATTTCCACAGCCAGCTGGGCGGCCTTGGCTAGGCCTGCCTCGGTTACGATGTTGGTAGAAGCAAAGCCCCAAGTACCGTTGGCAATAACGCGAATACCGGCGCCGTAGCTTTCCGTGCTGGCAATGTTCTGCACCTGCTTTTCGCGGGTGAAAATTCCTTGGTTTAGGTAGCGGCCAATGCGCACATCGGTATAAGTGGCGCCGGCAGCTTTGGCGGCGTTTAGGGCGGCATCGGCGAGGCGCTTTTTCACGGCTACGTCCACACCTTGCTCTAACAGTT
The Hymenobacter gelipurpurascens DNA segment above includes these coding regions:
- a CDS encoding TldD/PmbA family protein; protein product: MKRRDFVGLTGLATGALWLPSIPGFSGTLVDPAQLLEQGVDVAVKKRLADAALNAAKAAGATYTDVRIGRYLNQGIFTREKQVQNIASTESYGAGIRVIANGTWGFASTNIVTEAGLAKAAQLAVEIAKANSKVQKEKVQLAPQKGYGEVSWKAPIKQNAFEVPIKDKVDLLLAANAKALENGASFVNSVLFQVNEQKYFASTDGSYIDQDIHRIYPTFGVTVVDRASGKFRSRQSLSSPMGLGYEYLTPKAEDKVAGPAGSGVIGYKNSYDMLEDAALAARQAKEKLTAKSVTAGKYDLILDPHHLGLTIHESVGHPLELDRVLGYEANYAGTSFATLEWKAKGQPYGSKYVNIVADKLQPGSLGAVGYDDEGVKTKEWNLIEQGKLVNYEKIRDQAHIVGQTESDGCCYAQSWSDVQFQRMPNVSLKPSATKMSVDDLVKGVDKGIYIAGNGSFSIDQQRYNSQFGGQVFYAIEKGKITGMLEDVAYQTNTLEFWNSCAGSCDQSDYRFAGFFNDGKGQPSQSSAVSHGSATTRFNAVNVINTARKIS